In the Octadecabacter sp. SW4 genome, one interval contains:
- a CDS encoding cobalt-precorrin-6A reductase, giving the protein MKVLLLAGTREAKKIAWGLVGQGVSAIATLAGATRDPEPLPLPTRVGGFGGAEGFTAFVQEVGITAVIDATHPFASRITDRTAAICAARGLPYLQVLRPAWQAGKGDHWTDIPNPQAAADIIPATATVFLATGRQTLAQFAGLEGRRVICRQIDPPTAPFPFEGGEFVISRPPFSVAREEALFLALGVDWLVVKNAGGAASATKLTAARNLGIPVAMIARPPMPDAPRVQTPAEALAWVVAL; this is encoded by the coding sequence ATGAAGGTCCTGCTACTGGCTGGCACGCGTGAGGCCAAGAAAATCGCCTGGGGGCTTGTCGGGCAGGGGGTAAGCGCGATTGCCACGCTGGCGGGTGCGACGCGCGACCCCGAACCTTTGCCGCTGCCGACCCGCGTGGGTGGCTTTGGCGGGGCCGAAGGGTTCACCGCCTTTGTGCAAGAGGTGGGGATCACGGCCGTCATTGATGCCACCCATCCCTTTGCCTCACGGATCACCGACCGCACGGCGGCGATCTGCGCGGCGCGCGGGTTGCCATATTTGCAGGTGCTGCGTCCGGCGTGGCAGGCGGGCAAGGGTGATCATTGGACGGACATCCCGAACCCGCAGGCTGCGGCCGATATCATTCCGGCGACGGCCACGGTGTTTCTGGCGACGGGTCGCCAGACTTTGGCGCAATTTGCGGGCCTTGAGGGGCGGCGTGTGATCTGCCGCCAGATTGATCCGCCCACTGCGCCCTTTCCGTTCGAAGGCGGTGAATTCGTGATCAGCCGCCCGCCGTTTTCCGTGGCACGCGAGGAGGCGTTGTTTCTTGCGCTTGGCGTGGATTGGCTTGTGGTCAAGAACGCGGGCGGCGCGGCCAGCGCGACGAAACTGACCGCCGCGCGCAATCTGGGCATTCCCGTGGCGATGATCGCACGCCCGCCGATGCCGGATGCGCCGCGGGTTCAGACACCGGCTGAAGCTTTGGCATGGGTCGTGGCACTGTGA